The Nostoc sp. 'Lobaria pulmonaria (5183) cyanobiont' genome window below encodes:
- a CDS encoding valine--tRNA ligase, translating to MTATIPNLPSLYDPFSTEAKWQKFWEDNQVYKADPNKGGEPYCIVIPPPNVTGSLHMGHAFESALIDTLVRYHRMQGRNTLWLPGTDHASIAVHSMLEKQLKTEGKTRYELGREKFLERAWQWKAESEGTILNQLRRLGVSVDWSRERFTLDEGLSKAVVEAFTRLYEEGLIYRGEYLVNWCPASQSAVSDVEVENQEVNGNLWHLRYPLTDGSGFVEVATTRPETMLGDTAVAVNPNDDRYKHLIGKTLTLPIVQREIPIIGDEFVDPAFGTGCVKVTPAHDPNDFDMGKRHNLPLINIMNKDGTLNANAGEFQGQDRFVARKNVVSRLEADGFLVKIEDYKHTVPYSDRGKVPIEPLLSTQWFVKIRPLADQTLEFLDQQTSPEFVPQRWTKVYRDWLVKLTDWCISRQLWWGHQIPAWYAISETDGQITDNTPFVVAKSETEAWEKAKAQFGENVQLEQDPDVLDTWFSSGLWPFSTLGWPEQTHDLATYYPTTTLVTGFDIIFFWVARMTMMAGHFTGQMPFQTVYIHGLVLDEKGQKMSKTKGNGIDPLLLIDKYGTDALRYTLIREVAGAGQNIRLEYDRKKDESASVEASRNFTNKLWNAARFVIMNLDGQTPQQLGNPVATELSDRWIISRYHQVIKQTTNYIDNYGLGEAAKGLYEFIWGDFCDQYIELVKSRLQADADPVSRRVAQQTLGYILEGIMKLLHPFMPHITEEIWQTLTQQPADSPQTLPLQIYPQVDANLIDQSLEEQFELLIATIRTIRNLRAEADIKPGVKVIANLQTESEKEREILTAGQDYIKDLAKVETLTITDKQENQSVATRKPQRGLKTIGLIIVAIVFGRVGLAVGYAIDETPIVGTFFELVGFGYTAWFVSQNLLTAQARLRLWRRIFSQRELEQPQKPENAIAGVIGTIQVLIPLSGVVDIEAVRAKLEKSLSKAEAEVQSLSTRLNNPSFVDRARADVVQGARDALAEAQKQTEILRDRLKALP from the coding sequence ATGACCGCAACCATTCCTAATCTCCCCAGTCTCTACGACCCTTTTTCCACTGAAGCCAAGTGGCAAAAATTCTGGGAAGACAACCAAGTTTACAAAGCTGACCCCAACAAAGGCGGCGAACCCTACTGCATCGTGATTCCACCGCCGAATGTCACTGGCAGTTTGCACATGGGTCACGCTTTTGAAAGTGCGTTGATTGATACCCTCGTGCGCTACCACCGGATGCAGGGGCGCAATACCCTGTGGCTACCCGGAACTGACCACGCCAGCATTGCTGTGCATAGTATGCTGGAAAAGCAACTCAAGACAGAGGGAAAAACTCGCTACGAATTGGGGCGCGAGAAATTCTTAGAACGCGCTTGGCAATGGAAGGCGGAGTCTGAGGGAACGATTCTAAATCAGCTACGACGTTTGGGTGTCTCGGTGGACTGGTCACGGGAAAGGTTTACCCTGGATGAGGGTTTATCTAAAGCTGTTGTCGAGGCATTTACTCGCCTCTACGAGGAAGGCTTAATTTATCGTGGTGAATATTTAGTTAACTGGTGTCCCGCTTCTCAGTCGGCTGTGTCTGATGTGGAAGTGGAAAATCAAGAGGTTAATGGAAATCTCTGGCACTTGCGCTATCCCCTCACTGATGGTTCTGGTTTTGTAGAGGTGGCGACAACACGACCAGAAACGATGCTGGGCGATACGGCAGTAGCGGTTAATCCCAATGACGATCGCTACAAACATCTCATCGGCAAAACTCTAACTCTGCCCATTGTACAACGAGAAATTCCGATCATTGGCGATGAATTTGTTGACCCTGCTTTCGGCACGGGTTGCGTAAAGGTGACTCCCGCCCATGACCCGAACGATTTTGACATGGGTAAGCGTCACAATCTGCCGTTGATCAACATTATGAATAAAGACGGCACTCTCAACGCCAACGCTGGGGAGTTTCAAGGACAAGACCGCTTTGTTGCTAGAAAAAATGTGGTTTCTCGCCTAGAAGCAGATGGCTTTTTGGTAAAGATAGAAGATTATAAGCATACCGTTCCCTACAGCGATCGCGGTAAAGTACCCATTGAACCCCTCCTTTCAACTCAGTGGTTTGTCAAAATTCGCCCCCTAGCTGACCAAACTCTCGAATTCCTCGACCAGCAAACTTCCCCAGAGTTTGTCCCCCAACGCTGGACTAAGGTCTATCGTGATTGGCTAGTAAAACTCACTGATTGGTGCATCTCTCGCCAATTATGGTGGGGACACCAAATTCCTGCTTGGTATGCTATCAGTGAAACGGATGGGCAAATTACCGATAACACGCCGTTTGTGGTAGCGAAATCGGAAACTGAAGCTTGGGAAAAAGCTAAAGCACAATTTGGTGAAAATGTCCAGCTTGAACAAGACCCAGATGTGCTAGATACTTGGTTTTCTTCTGGACTCTGGCCATTTTCGACTTTGGGCTGGCCGGAACAAACTCACGATTTAGCAACTTACTACCCAACTACCACTTTAGTGACAGGCTTTGACATCATCTTTTTCTGGGTAGCTAGAATGACAATGATGGCTGGGCATTTTACGGGGCAAATGCCTTTCCAAACGGTTTACATCCACGGCTTGGTGCTGGATGAAAAAGGTCAGAAGATGTCTAAAACCAAAGGTAATGGCATTGACCCGTTGTTATTAATTGACAAATATGGTACTGATGCCCTGCGCTACACCTTAATTAGGGAAGTGGCTGGCGCTGGACAAAATATCCGATTGGAGTACGATCGCAAAAAGGATGAATCGGCTTCTGTAGAGGCATCCCGCAACTTTACTAACAAGTTGTGGAATGCAGCCCGGTTTGTGATCATGAATTTGGATGGACAGACACCGCAACAATTGGGGAACCCAGTCGCTACCGAATTGAGCGATCGCTGGATTATCTCGCGCTATCATCAAGTTATCAAACAAACCACCAATTACATCGATAATTACGGTTTAGGGGAAGCAGCGAAAGGACTCTACGAATTCATCTGGGGTGATTTCTGCGATCAGTATATTGAACTAGTGAAATCCAGATTACAAGCAGATGCCGATCCAGTATCGCGGCGGGTAGCACAGCAAACCCTCGGCTACATATTGGAAGGGATTATGAAACTGCTTCATCCCTTCATGCCTCATATTACCGAGGAAATTTGGCAAACTCTCACCCAACAACCAGCAGATTCCCCGCAAACCTTACCGTTACAAATCTATCCCCAGGTAGATGCAAATCTAATTGATCAATCTTTAGAGGAACAGTTTGAATTACTGATTGCTACTATCCGCACAATTCGGAATTTGCGGGCTGAGGCGGATATTAAACCAGGGGTAAAAGTGATAGCGAATTTGCAAACTGAAAGCGAGAAGGAGCGGGAAATTCTCACTGCTGGACAAGATTACATTAAAGATTTGGCGAAGGTTGAGACTTTAACCATTACTGACAAGCAAGAAAACCAAAGTGTTGCTACGAGAAAACCTCAGAGGGGTTTGAAGACAATTGGCTTAATTATCGTGGCCATTGTCTTTGGTAGAGTGGGTTTAGCTGTGGGGTATGCGATTGATGAGACTCCCATCGTCGGAACTTTCTTTGAACTAGTTGGTTTTGGTTACACAGCGTGGTTTGTTAGCCAAAATTTACTCACTGCTCAAGCAAGACTTAGGTTATGGAGACGCATTTTCTCGCAGAGAGAATTAGAACAACCACAAAAACCAGAAAATGCGATCGCTGGTGTGATTGGTACAATACAAGTGCTAATTCCTCTTAGCGGTGTGGTGGATATTGAAGCTGTGCGTGCCAAACTAGAGAAAAGCCTGAGTAAAGCTGAAGCCGAAGTTCAATCCCTGAGTACCAGATTAAACAATCCTAGTTTTGTAGATAGAGCTAGAGCCGACGTTGTACAGGGAGCGCGGGATGCCTTAGCAGAAGCACAGAAGCAAACTGAAATTTTGCGCGATCGCTTGAAGGCGTTGCCGTAG
- a CDS encoding dienelactone hydrolase family protein, with the protein MQITKGNVELRVDGSLMRVYVAAPKAAGKYPGIVFYSDIYQLGDAMIRLANYLAGYGYVVVAPEIFHRIEPVGLVIEPDDLGRMRGNDDARRTSVADYDADCLAVIEFLKTESAVSPNKIGTLGFCIGGHLAFRAAFQSEIRACVCCYPTGIPSGKLGKEVADTIQRVSEIKGEMLMVFGTLDPHIPESDRQTIIKAIENANIPHQVFLYEAEHTFMRDDGYRYDSSATTAAWSEIITFLGRIFAN; encoded by the coding sequence GTGCAAATCACTAAGGGCAATGTTGAGTTAAGAGTAGATGGCAGCTTAATGCGTGTTTATGTTGCGGCTCCCAAAGCAGCAGGAAAATACCCTGGTATTGTCTTCTACAGTGATATTTATCAGTTAGGTGATGCAATGATTCGTCTAGCTAACTACTTAGCAGGATACGGCTATGTAGTAGTAGCTCCAGAAATTTTTCACCGAATAGAGCCAGTTGGTTTAGTAATTGAGCCAGACGATCTGGGACGGATGCGGGGTAATGACGATGCTCGTCGAACCTCCGTAGCTGATTATGATGCCGATTGCCTTGCTGTGATTGAATTTCTGAAAACAGAGAGTGCGGTTTCTCCAAATAAAATAGGCACTCTAGGCTTTTGTATTGGTGGACATTTAGCCTTCCGCGCCGCATTTCAAAGCGAAATTCGGGCTTGTGTCTGCTGTTACCCTACTGGGATTCCCAGTGGTAAACTGGGTAAAGAGGTAGCTGATACAATCCAGAGGGTAAGTGAAATTAAAGGTGAGATGCTAATGGTGTTTGGTACTCTTGACCCTCATATACCAGAGAGCGATCGCCAGACCATAATAAAAGCAATTGAAAATGCTAACATACCTCACCAAGTTTTCTTGTATGAAGCAGAACATACATTCATGCGCGACGACGGTTATCGTTATGATTCTAGTGCTACCACCGCAGCTTGGTCTGAAATAATAACTTTCTTGGGGCGCATATTTGCAAACTGA
- a CDS encoding beta strand repeat-containing protein: protein MTEFQVNTYTIGNQSNSTVAIDADGDFVISWISSGQDGSGDGIYAQRYNSAGVAVGSEFKVNTYTTSTQNNPTVAMDSGGDFVISWTSNGQDGDGYGIYAQRYNSAGVAQGGEFKVNTYTTSTQNNPTVAMDSGGDFIISWQSYGQDGPAFGIYAQRYNSAGVAVGSEFKVNTTSGYQNNPTVAMDAVGDFVISWQSYYQDGDGYGIYAQRYNSAGVAVGDEFKVNTYTSSFQYNPTVAMDSGGDFVISWQSYGQDGSDNGIYAQRYNSAGVTQGGEFKVNTYTTNSQSNPTVAIDADGNFVISWTSNGQDGSSSGIYAQRYNSTGVAQGGEFKVNTYTTNSQSNPTVAMDAGGDFVISWTSDGQDGSSNGIYAQLNTNSGVPPTITSDSTSALTYTENATTAIDSGITVSDTDSPNLASATVRINSGFASAEDILAFTNQNGITGSYNSSTGVLTLIGSATVTNYQTALRSITYTNSSDNPSTTPRTVSFLVNDGTANSTAVTRNINITSVNDVAIATVTNSALSYTENATTVLDSGITVSDVDSPNLVSATISITSGFASAEDILAFTNQNGITGSYNSSTGVLTLIGSATVANYQTALRSITYTNSSDNPSLTPRTVSFLVNDGTANSTAVTRNINITAVNDAPVATVTNSALTYTENATTAIDSGITISDVDSANLASATVSISSGFVSAQDTLAFINQNGITGSYNSSTGVLTLTGSATVANYQTALRSITYTNSSDNPSTTPRTVSFLVNDGTANSTAVTRNINITAVNDAPVAVNDSFITSKNTPVIISATTLLSNDTDVDVSDVLSISGFTQPSQGSLVNNNNGTYTYTPGQNYYGSDGFTYTISDGHGGSSTATVNLTISQITPPINGTSGADTLTGTMNMDIISGLQGNDTLQGLGDNDTLDGGDGNDSLDGGAGSDSLIGGKGNDSYIVDNLSDSITEGLNAGTDLVKSSVSWVLGNNLENLTLTGTEAINGTGNSLNNILIGNSVANILSGESGNDNLFGDSGNDTLLGGAGNDTLDGGLGADSLDGGIGNDTYIVDQMNDIIIEGLNAGTDLVKSSVNWVLADNLENLTLTGSGAINGTGNSLKNILTGNTGANILSGEDGNDSLIGGAGNDTLLGGAGNDTLDGGLGSDSLVGGAGNDIYIVDNVNDVISEGLNAGTDLVKSSVNCVLGNNLENLTLTGSGAINGTGNSLNNILIGNTGANILNAGDGNDSLFGNSGNDSLLGGAGDDTLNGGAGIDSLVGGVGNDTYIVDNLNDSIIEALDAGTDLVNSSVTWVLGNNLENLTLTGSGLINGTGNSLDNILAGNNAANILSGGDGNDSLFGNSGNDTLLGGAGDDLLAGGVGRDVLTGGTGQDSFDLAGSRSGGYDTIADFTVGDDTIFVSKTEFALSQSQNTRLNASLFRLGTSATTASDRFIYDQTTGNFFFDADGIGKAAQVQIAQFSNQAVLSSANITVIV from the coding sequence ATGACTGAATTCCAAGTCAATACTTACACCATCGGCAATCAATCTAACTCCACAGTAGCGATAGATGCAGATGGGGACTTTGTCATTTCCTGGATTAGCTCTGGTCAAGACGGGTCTGGCGATGGGATATATGCCCAACGCTACAACAGTGCCGGGGTGGCTGTTGGAAGCGAATTCAAAGTCAATACCTACACCACCAGCACTCAAAATAACCCCACAGTAGCGATGGATTCAGGTGGGGACTTTGTCATTTCCTGGACTAGCAATGGTCAGGACGGGGATGGTTATGGGATATATGCCCAACGCTACAACAGTGCTGGGGTCGCTCAAGGGGGCGAATTTAAGGTCAATACCTACACCACCAGTACTCAAAATAACCCCACAGTAGCGATGGATTCAGGTGGAGACTTTATTATCTCCTGGCAAAGCTATGGTCAGGACGGTCCTGCATTTGGGATATATGCCCAACGCTACAACAGTGCTGGGGTGGCTGTTGGAAGCGAATTCAAAGTTAATACCACCAGCGGCTATCAAAATAACCCCACAGTAGCGATGGATGCAGTAGGGGACTTTGTTATCTCCTGGCAAAGCTATTATCAGGATGGGGATGGTTATGGGATATATGCCCAACGCTACAACAGTGCCGGGGTGGCTGTTGGGGACGAATTTAAGGTCAATACCTACACCAGCAGCTTTCAATATAACCCCACAGTAGCGATGGATTCAGGTGGGGACTTTGTTATCTCCTGGCAAAGCTATGGTCAGGACGGGTCTGACAATGGGATATATGCTCAACGCTACAACAGTGCTGGGGTGACTCAGGGGGGCGAATTCAAAGTTAATACCTACACCACCAACAGTCAATCTAACCCCACAGTAGCGATAGATGCAGATGGAAACTTTGTCATTTCCTGGACTAGCAATGGTCAGGACGGGTCTAGCAGTGGGATATATGCCCAACGCTACAACAGTACTGGGGTGGCTCAAGGGGGCGAATTCAAAGTTAATACCTACACCACCAACAGTCAATCTAACCCTACAGTAGCGATGGATGCAGGGGGAGACTTTGTCATTTCCTGGACTAGCGATGGTCAAGACGGGTCTAGCAATGGGATATATGCACAACTAAACACCAACAGTGGGGTTCCTCCAACAATTACCTCTGATTCTACCTCTGCCCTGACATACACTGAGAACGCCACTACAGCTATCGACTCAGGCATTACCGTCAGCGACACAGACTCCCCCAACCTGGCTAGTGCCACCGTCAGGATTAACAGTGGTTTTGCCTCTGCTGAAGACATCCTCGCCTTCACCAACCAAAATGGGATTACCGGCAGCTACAACAGCAGTACAGGAGTCTTAACCTTAATCGGAAGTGCCACAGTTACTAATTATCAAACTGCACTGCGTTCCATTACTTATACCAACAGCAGTGATAACCCCAGTACTACACCTCGTACCGTCAGCTTTCTAGTTAATGATGGTACGGCTAATAGTACTGCCGTTACCCGCAATATTAATATTACGTCGGTAAATGATGTAGCCATCGCTACTGTCACCAATTCTGCCTTATCATATACAGAGAACGCAACTACAGTACTTGATTCAGGCATCACCGTCAGCGATGTAGACTCCCCCAACCTGGTTAGTGCCACCATCAGCATTACCAGTGGTTTTGCCTCTGCTGAAGACATCCTCGCCTTCACCAACCAAAATGGGATTACCGGCAGCTACAACAGTAGTACAGGAGTCTTAACCTTAATCGGCAGTGCCACCGTTGCTAACTATCAAACTGCACTGCGTTCCATTACTTATACCAACAGCAGTGATAATCCTAGTCTCACACCTCGTACCGTCAGCTTTCTAGTTAATGATGGGACTGCTAATAGTACTGCCGTTACCCGCAATATTAATATTACGGCGGTAAATGATGCACCTGTTGCTACTGTCACCAACTCTGCCCTGACATACACTGAGAACGCCACTACAGCTATCGACTCAGGTATCACCATTAGCGACGTCGACTCCGCCAACCTGGCTAGTGCCACCGTCAGCATTAGCAGTGGTTTTGTCTCTGCTCAAGATACTCTCGCCTTCATCAACCAAAATGGGATTACCGGCAGCTACAACAGCAGTACAGGCGTTCTAACCTTAACTGGCAGTGCCACCGTTGCAAATTATCAAACTGCACTGCGTTCCATTACTTATACCAACAGCAGTGATAACCCCAGCACTACACCTCGTACTGTCAGCTTTCTAGTTAATGATGGTACGGCTAATAGTACTGCTGTTACTCGGAATATTAATATTACGGCAGTGAATGATGCTCCTGTTGCCGTTAACGACAGCTTTATCACAAGCAAAAACACACCCGTTATTATTAGCGCTACTACTCTGTTAAGCAATGATACAGATGTCGATGTTAGTGACGTATTGAGCATTAGTGGCTTCACCCAACCTAGCCAAGGAAGCTTAGTTAACAACAACAATGGTACTTACACTTATACGCCTGGCCAAAACTATTATGGCTCTGACGGCTTTACTTACACCATAAGTGATGGGCATGGAGGCAGTAGTACTGCAACTGTCAACTTGACCATTAGTCAAATCACTCCTCCGATTAATGGCACTTCAGGTGCAGACACCCTGACTGGTACGATGAATATGGATATCATCTCAGGATTACAGGGCAATGACACGCTCCAAGGACTAGGTGATAACGACACTCTTGATGGCGGTGATGGAAATGATTCCTTAGATGGTGGTGCAGGATCTGATAGTCTCATCGGTGGTAAGGGCAATGATAGTTACATCGTAGACAACCTGAGCGATTCGATTACTGAAGGCTTAAATGCAGGCACAGATTTAGTCAAGTCTTCGGTGAGTTGGGTGTTGGGAAATAACCTAGAGAACTTGACCCTGACTGGAACCGAGGCAATCAATGGTACTGGTAACAGTCTTAATAATATCTTGATTGGAAATTCTGTTGCTAACATCTTGAGTGGAGAAAGTGGTAACGATAACCTCTTTGGTGATTCAGGTAATGACACCTTGTTGGGCGGTGCGGGCAATGACACCTTAGATGGAGGGTTGGGAGCTGATAGTCTTGATGGTGGAATCGGTAATGACACTTACATCGTAGATCAGATGAACGATATTATTATCGAAGGCTTAAATGCGGGTACAGATTTAGTTAAGTCTTCGGTGAATTGGGTGTTGGCAGATAACCTGGAGAACTTGACCCTGACTGGAAGTGGGGCAATCAATGGTACTGGTAACAGCCTTAAGAACATCCTGACGGGAAATACTGGCGCTAACATCTTAAGCGGAGAAGATGGCAATGATAGCCTAATTGGTGGTGCAGGCAATGACACCTTGTTGGGCGGTGCAGGTAATGACACCTTGGATGGAGGTTTAGGATCTGATAGCCTTGTTGGTGGAGCCGGCAATGACATTTACATTGTAGATAACGTGAACGATGTTATTAGCGAAGGCTTAAATGCAGGCACAGATTTAGTTAAGTCTTCGGTGAATTGTGTGTTGGGAAATAACCTGGAGAACTTGACCCTGACTGGAAGCGGAGCAATCAATGGTACTGGTAATAGTCTTAATAACATCCTGATTGGAAATACTGGCGCTAACATTTTGAACGCAGGAGATGGCAATGATAGCCTCTTTGGTAACTCAGGTAATGACAGCTTGTTAGGCGGTGCAGGCGATGACACCTTGAATGGAGGTGCAGGGATTGACAGTCTTGTTGGTGGAGTCGGTAATGATACTTATATCGTAGACAACCTGAACGATAGTATTATTGAAGCCTTAGATGCAGGCACAGATTTAGTCAATTCTTCGGTTACTTGGGTGTTGGGAAATAACTTGGAGAACTTGACTCTGACTGGAAGTGGGTTAATCAATGGTACTGGTAATAGCCTTGATAACATTTTGGCAGGAAATAATGCCGCTAATATCTTGAGCGGAGGAGATGGCAATGATAGCCTCTTTGGTAACTCAGGTAATGACACCTTGTTAGGTGGTGCAGGTGATGATTTACTTGCTGGTGGAGTTGGTCGAGATGTATTGACTGGTGGAACTGGACAAGATAGTTTTGATCTGGCTGGTAGCCGTAGTGGAGGCTATGATACGATCGCTGATTTTACTGTTGGAGATGATACTATCTTCGTTTCCAAGACAGAATTCGCACTTAGCCAATCTCAGAATACTAGGCTTAATGCCAGCTTGTTCAGACTTGGTACCAGTGCGACAACAGCAAGCGATCGCTTTATCTACGATCAAACTACAGGTAATTTTTTCTTTGACGCAGATGGGATTGGTAAGGCTGCACAAGTTCAAATTGCTCAGTTCTCGAATCAGGCAGTGCTTAGTAGTGCAAATATTACTGTCATTGTCTAA
- a CDS encoding N-acetylglucosamine kinase codes for MSYVLGIDGGGSKTVCILMDDSCQVLGRGEAGPSNYQSIGIEVTLQSIQSAIYNAVEAAIITNTLNINAICLGLAGVGRAADIEVVKGLVKELQNNKLPINWALQPANIVICNDALIALVGGIGQPVGIVVAVGTGSIVFGRNHQGNTKRVGGWGYILGDEGSAYKIAIAGMNAALKSYDGREISTSLVEAFKQHLNLESIEDLIEVVYRRGWGVKQIAALAPIVDLAAASGDIVANIIIDDAVKELVKATSTLIDAIFSADSVLEVVTTGSVWRGRSNFHERFAASLVKKFPEVNVIFPRYEPAYGAGLLALQTTQI; via the coding sequence ATGAGTTATGTTTTAGGAATAGATGGCGGCGGTAGCAAGACTGTTTGCATACTAATGGATGATTCGTGTCAAGTGCTAGGTCGTGGTGAAGCAGGCCCATCTAATTATCAGAGTATAGGTATTGAAGTCACTCTACAATCTATTCAATCAGCAATTTACAATGCGGTTGAGGCAGCAATAATTACAAATACCCTGAACATTAATGCGATATGCCTGGGTTTAGCAGGTGTAGGTCGTGCAGCAGATATCGAAGTAGTAAAAGGTTTGGTTAAAGAGTTACAGAATAACAAATTGCCTATTAATTGGGCATTACAGCCAGCGAATATTGTAATTTGTAACGATGCTTTAATTGCTTTAGTTGGTGGAATTGGTCAGCCTGTAGGAATTGTGGTTGCAGTAGGTACTGGTTCGATAGTTTTCGGGCGAAATCATCAGGGAAACACTAAGCGAGTCGGCGGCTGGGGGTATATTTTAGGAGATGAAGGTAGCGCTTATAAAATTGCGATCGCAGGCATGAATGCAGCATTAAAATCTTATGATGGACGGGAAATATCAACAAGTTTGGTAGAGGCTTTCAAACAGCATCTTAATTTGGAAAGTATAGAAGATTTAATAGAAGTAGTTTATCGGCGAGGATGGGGAGTTAAACAGATAGCGGCTTTAGCACCAATTGTAGATTTGGCAGCAGCGTCAGGTGATATAGTAGCGAATATCATAATTGATGATGCTGTAAAAGAGTTAGTAAAAGCTACATCTACACTAATTGATGCAATTTTTAGTGCCGACTCAGTTTTAGAAGTAGTCACAACAGGAAGTGTGTGGCGGGGTAGATCCAACTTCCATGAGAGATTTGCAGCGTCTCTTGTTAAGAAGTTTCCTGAAGTAAACGTGATTTTTCCGAGGTATGAGCCTGCTTATGGTGCTGGTTTGTTGGCGTTGCAGACAACTCAAATTTGA
- a CDS encoding GxxExxY protein, whose product MRQPSPQLENLAYRVIGAAIEVHQVLGAGFLEEVYHKALREEFLIRGIPYEFEHPAKVHYKGRSVGEGKLDFLVGDSLIVELKAVQNLTPIHEAQVLSYLKMTHYPLALLINFNVPLLKDGIKRIILSS is encoded by the coding sequence ATGAGGCAACCAAGTCCTCAGTTAGAAAACTTAGCTTATAGGGTGATTGGGGCGGCGATTGAGGTACATCAGGTATTAGGAGCGGGGTTTTTAGAGGAGGTTTATCACAAGGCGCTCAGAGAAGAATTTCTTATTCGCGGAATACCTTATGAGTTTGAGCATCCAGCAAAAGTACACTACAAAGGTCGTTCAGTAGGCGAGGGCAAATTAGATTTTTTGGTTGGAGACTCTCTAATTGTTGAATTGAAAGCTGTCCAAAACTTAACCCCCATTCACGAAGCCCAAGTCCTCTCCTACCTTAAAATGACTCATTACCCTCTAGCCCTTCTCATCAACTTTAACGTCCCTCTCCTCAAAGATGGCATCAAACGCATCATACTCTCTTCTTAA
- a CDS encoding MFS transporter, translating into MKQPISPSPWTFIPTLYFTSGIPYVIINTVSVIFYKKLGIDNTQITLWTSFLYLPWVIKMFWGPIVDIYSTKRKWILYTQFAMFCCLGLIAFSLQLPNFFFISLATLTIGAFISATYDIATDGFYLLALSPEQQAFFVGIRSLFYRMAVIFGSGILVVLAGQLEVSLNNIPLSWTIAIGFSALILAILFIFHCLILPLPESDNQRQIQIKENIPFWSIISSYFTQGKIINILAFILLYRLGEAMLVKIASLFLLDKPEVGGLGLSTSDVGLVYGTFGVISLILGGILGGLLISKYGLKKCLFPMALALNLPDVFYVYMASTKPSLTLVYPLVSLEQFGYGFGFTAFSVYLMYICQGEYKTSHFAISTGIMALGMMLPGLISGYLQKAFGYPLFFILVCLLTIPGMIALFFIPLKEEPKRQNN; encoded by the coding sequence ATGAAACAACCCATATCTCCTTCCCCTTGGACTTTCATCCCCACCCTATATTTCACCTCCGGTATCCCTTACGTCATCATCAACACAGTTTCCGTAATCTTTTACAAAAAACTTGGAATAGATAATACTCAAATCACCTTGTGGACAAGTTTTCTCTATCTACCTTGGGTTATCAAAATGTTTTGGGGCCCAATTGTAGATATTTACTCTACCAAACGCAAATGGATACTTTATACCCAATTTGCCATGTTCTGCTGCTTGGGTTTGATAGCCTTCTCCTTACAACTGCCAAATTTCTTTTTCATCTCGCTGGCAACATTAACAATAGGAGCATTTATTTCTGCAACTTATGACATTGCCACAGATGGCTTCTACCTCCTCGCCTTATCTCCAGAACAACAAGCCTTTTTTGTTGGCATTCGCTCACTGTTTTATAGAATGGCTGTCATTTTTGGCTCTGGAATATTAGTAGTCTTAGCAGGTCAGCTTGAAGTATCTCTTAATAACATTCCTTTAAGTTGGACTATAGCTATTGGCTTCTCAGCTTTAATTTTAGCAATCCTATTTATTTTCCATTGCTTAATTTTACCCTTACCTGAATCAGATAATCAACGACAAATCCAAATTAAGGAAAATATACCTTTTTGGTCAATAATTAGCTCATATTTTACTCAAGGTAAAATTATAAATATTTTAGCATTTATCTTACTTTACAGACTTGGCGAAGCAATGCTTGTCAAGATAGCCTCTTTATTTTTATTGGATAAACCAGAAGTAGGGGGCTTGGGGCTATCAACATCAGATGTCGGATTAGTCTACGGTACATTTGGGGTAATATCCCTAATTTTGGGAGGAATTTTAGGAGGCTTACTAATTTCTAAATATGGATTAAAAAAATGTCTATTCCCTATGGCTTTAGCATTGAATTTACCTGATGTATTTTATGTATATATGGCTTCCACTAAACCTTCACTAACATTAGTGTATCCCTTGGTTTCCTTAGAGCAATTTGGTTATGGTTTTGGATTTACAGCTTTTAGTGTTTATTTAATGTATATTTGCCAAGGCGAATATAAAACTTCTCATTTTGCTATTTCCACTGGCATCATGGCTTTAGGAATGATGCTACCAGGTTTAATTAGTGGTTATCTGCAAAAAGCTTTTGGTTATCCATTATTTTTTATATTGGTTTGTTTGCTGACCATTCCGGGGATGATTGCTCTATTTTTTATTCCTTTAAAAGAAGAACCGAAGCGTCAAAATAATTAA